The genome window taaACAGACCCCAGGCTAAACTGCTACCTTATGAAATGACTAAATCAATATTTCAGTAGGGAAACAGCATCCTCAAATAGTATACTTTATATGTCAGACAATAGTGTGAGAAAACATGGCATCTCACCTGCTACAATGTTATGTAGTTTACCGTAGTATTCACAAGTTATAATTCAGACTTTAAACcccaaactgtttattttatttccaactGGATTCACTGTCTGTTTTGGGCTGTATCAGATGCATGTGTTTACCATTATTCCACACTCTCTGACATAAAGTAGCACTTTATAcctgaaacattttctttagttgacatacagtatatgtgcctTACACTGGAATTATCTTCTTTATTCAAAAAAATGGTTTGCACTAAGGGAAAGAAACCCAATattttaagctttttctttgCAACTAGTGTACTTGAATTGTATTTATGTGCAACATCATGTTGTATAATTGCAGTTTTGCACAATACATTTTCTCAAAACTAAATACTActtttatttctctttaaaaaaaataaatacatttagcaGTTTGGCTTCTGAAATGGTTctattataatttatatatcaTAATAAATGTCATTATTGCAAGAGGCTGCAATTTATATTGCAATATGGATTTTAGGCCGTATCGCCCATCCTTACTCCGGGGACTTCAACTCATGGTAAGCCATTAAATGACGCATTTTTAGGATTGTACAAAGAGGTATCCACAAAGCAGCAACCTGCCTGTGTTGAGCACTGAAAACCATGCTATGAATATAGAAGTGACAAAGGAAATCTGAAGCATCATGTATGTGTGAAATATTTTGAGAAAGAAGCAGACTCCCactgataaaataaaatcatgttAGGTGTAGTCAGGTTATTCCAGAGCCTAAATGTTGTAATGAAGAATCATGTGTGGGCTTGTATTTGTGCAAAAAACATATGCAGTGTGTCAGCATTGGAATTGGTAGTGGAATAAATCAATTAATCCCGATTGATCAATCTAAGCCACATGAGGACGCTATTTGACTATATTTGTGGCTTCAAAATTGCTGTCAGGTATGAAATTAGATTTTATCATTGCCACGAATGTGTCTATTCTTCTCGGGTTGCATTAATTTATAGGGCCTGGTTATAAATGTCCTTAAAAAAACTGTGCataaggaaaataaaacacctgaaacaatcTTCTAATGGTTCATTTTACACAAAACCACCTGTTGGTCAAATATTGTGAAATAGGCAGATATATCACAGATAATCTCTACCATCTGTGTTATAGCCCAACGGTATTTTGTGCCAGTAAAGGTTGGAAATAATGGTTGTCATCAATGGAAACAAAAACGACAACCCAATTTTGATGTAATCCGTTTATTACCTATTAATGTATGCTTGAGTGAGTAATGCATCACATGTGTGTAATCaattattttgtaaataaatgtttcaaaATAAGGGCATGAGTGCCAATATTAGTGTTCTAAAACGGGCAATAATTTATCACTGTGTTAGGCACATAGACATTTGAACTGGTTTGCTTTCCATAACATCACTCCCTTTTTCGTAGAACGGTAGGGGAAGACTTATCCCTGATTGGCTCACCGTGACATTCTTACCCAAACCATAACCAATCCCACTCATCCTGCCAAAACATAACCCTCCtcttgcctaaacctaaccaacccAACCAGCGCAGGCAACGAGTACTAGCCATTCAAGGAGCCCTAGTTCCCTAATGAATATTCATGAGTCTTCCCCTAccatcctgcaaaaaaaaaaaaaaaaaaaaaaaaaaacgcctcCGGGTCATTGCGTCAACAGCAGTCAACACAGACGCCATCGCTTCTGTTGTGCTAGCTTAAACGAGGAAGATTGAAATCAAAGGTGAGAATGTTTAAATGCTGACAGCAGTGTATTGTGTTATAAATGTAGTGTGTGTAAAATGGCACATAGTACTGAAACTGGTTGTCTTAAACACACATCGGTCAACCTTAAATTTAGCGCCGATGATTTTGCAAAATGTCAAGGCTTCTTAATGCCAGCGTACAAATGACAAGCTAAACAGCTAGCTGAGTTTTCAGCCGAACCACCATGTTAGCACATCTAAACAGCGACAAGGGAGGCCACTGGCTAGCTAACTAGgatagctagctagttaacgaCAACTAGCTTCGCTGCAAATGttaaactgctttttttttttcttttcttttttttactagcTAACGTACATTATTTTGTAGCTAACCGAACGTTAAACGGTAGCCAACGTTACTTGTCCCATATGAAATGTGCAAGACAATCGGATATATAGCTAGTTATAACAATTAAATAtgtaacgctagctagctataaTAATTAAATGTCTAGAAcgaatatatataacatatatatgtcTAGCAATCAAATATATATCATTCAAATAACTAGCTACAACGGTCAAACATGTAGCTTGCTATAAcagttaaaatatataaaataaacagtGACGTGAACGTTTCTAGCTTGAAGCGCAAACAGAAATAACGCTAGGGTTAACCTAGATTAGTGCTAATGTtcccatttaaatgtttttcaactTTCGATAGTCGGCTtacttaacgttagctaacttaaCGCTGACTAGTTTAAGACAACATTTCGGCTCACACATCCTAAATGGACTAGACACAATGTTAGAAACACGTTTCTGTTTAAGGCAACACAGTACGACAGGACCACAAACCACGGCCTTTACCATTTTGGCCGTTGAAGTCGAACCAACGCCTATCTGAAAAAGTTGCAACATATACTGAACATTAAAAGCTTTGTGGAGGTAGGATTCATTGCAGGGTGTTTGTTTCCTAGGAGACAGGACACCTGCAGCTCGtttcattaattaatttgcagCAGCAAATGGGACTCTATATGTGACTGGTAGTTAACCATACCAACACAAGTTTTTATAAATATGCAAGTTGTTGTGGGTTATTTCTTCCTAGACTACTAAGTTTTGTTTATTgttcaaccctcatgttgtcctctggtccaaaaaaacataaaaattgttgaaaaaaatgaccagcgttggggggggaaaaaaagaagctacttaaacaaaaaaagggattttccCATGGTGGaccggaagacaacacaagggttaatgatAAAACATTTACGTTTCCCTAAATATCTTGCATTCTGTTTGTGGTGGTTAAAAGGTTTAAGTGCTGTCTTGTGGTTTAAAATGTTAGTcttttggcctttttttcttttttcttttaccggTGATCATTTCAGTCTGACAGGCTGCTGGCTTGCTAAGCTATCTTTGACCACAGCTGCTGTAGCTGATGTCCATAGAGCCATATCACTACCAGGGCGTAACTCATACTGCACCACCTTATGTTTGGCTTTTAGCTAATACAGCAATAGCACTTAAGgttactcaaataaaaaaaaaaggagaatattACAATTTACTTGACCATGCTCTATGTGATAGATTTAGTAATGCAGCTTAATAATAAATGACCCCAGTGTCTCATAACTGCTCTAGAGCACCTTGCTTGTTAAGATCCACAGCGCAGAGTGCTACTGCTTGCTCCTTGGAAGTGTCATGTTCATGTATCAAAGTTCAAAGTCCCAAAGATAGGCACTGACTTTGATTACAGGAAGCAGAACGGTGGTAAATTTGACTGTTTGCAGACACACAGTCACGTGCACTCCATTAACAAATCTTACTCACACAAGTGTTATTACTAGAAAGATTGAGAGGTTGCAGGACCTTTTTTGAAAGTTTATGCTGTATGGTGTAAACTTTGTGCCCTGTTTCATAATCGGATGGGGAATCCGAGGGGAAAGATGCATTTGTGAGCAAGTTCTTTCTGCTTCCTGCTAGCTCAGCTCAACTACCGTACAATAATATCTTTGGATTTGTCATCTTCACATCGCAACAGGCAATCCATGATGGACTCCAAGTCTCGCAGACTGCCTTTTTGTCTGTCCAGCAGCTCAAGGTCTTCGTACACATCCAGTCCAACAGTCTCCTCCTCATCACTGGGCTCTACTAGGTTGTACAGTAGGGAGACGGTGCTCAATAATGACCGCTTCCCGAGGGCTTCATCAGCTTACAAAGCAGACCTGGACCACCaggtaggacacacacacacgcacatatggACTACACCACTCCCTTGGTTTGGTTTGTATAGTATAGTCTATAGTCATGGTGTCTTGTATATGGTGTTTTTAGTTTCACATTAGATTCAGTTCATATgcttattgatatttttttgggTACGTGTTTAGCTGTCATTGTAAATGAACACcagcttttatttaatttagccTGGTATGCAAAGGTCATGTACAGTGACAATGTCAGCTAAAATAGTGTTGGTTTAAGTTGGATAAACAGTCAAGAGCGACAATAACAACAACTGCACTTATTGGGCCCGAGTTCCCATCATCCTGCTATATCTGTGTTTCTATTCCTCTTGGAGCTTTAGTCATCTGCCttttgtagtgtattccagAGAGAGGCTGTTCAAGTAAGCTCCTTTCTTACAGGTTCCCTCAGGAGCATGGTACAGCAGCTAACTACATATATCATTGGTTCAACAGCAGACACTTTGGAGGTCTTTTTATAGGGCAGCCTAGATTCCTTGGCACAAGAGCGTATTTCAGTCCCGCTGCTTGTCAAGATAGTGTTACTGTTGGCCTGGGCCCTGTCTAGTTCCTGTTCTTTCCAGAAGAGTCCAAGCTAGGTGACCCAACAAACCGCTCaccatggttttattttttatgggcATACTGTGATAAGCACCAACTTAAGCTATTCTCTTAAAGTAGTATGCCTTGAAAGACAAATCTATATTATACCCCTTTCCCACCCAAATTAGCATgtaagagtttttttgtttttaaacacagATAGGCTTTCTGATACAGTGCACACACTAGGAAAAGAGCTGAAAATTAGCTCGTTCATAAGTTTACAAGATGCAAACAAAATGGGGCGCCTGTACCACTATTGATTGTGTGATTGTCCCACTGCTAAAACACAGGAAAGatttacacatttttgtattacttatttggctctgtgtgtgagtactaaagGCTACATGTTATACCTTCTCTTCTTTTGAAGAGCTCTCGTCTCCTGAGCTCGTCCAGAGACTACAGCAGCTCGGACAGCCGCTCCACTAGCTGGAAGTTGCCCTCTTCTCTGACATCGTCCAGCAGATCTTATGATCGCCCGTGGGCTGAATCCTCCCTCAGCAGCAGGAGTAAATTGGTACTGAAGCTGTACTGTCTCATTTGTCTATAGCGTGCAAAATACAGTCTTGGTCGAAGGTATTTTCTAAAACTTGAAACATTTTAGTTTAGAGGAGTATTGCGGAATGATGTAATTGAAATCTATTCGGTTTTAATGTCTGCCTTCATTTTCCCAGCCTGATTCTGAAGGGAGGTTGGGGATGTGCTCTGGTCTGTTGAATGCCAGCGATGATGGCGATTCTAAAAGGGCCAAACTGTCCTACAGCAACAGAGGACTGTACCCAAGAACGGCCAGCACCTCCGTTACAGGATCTACTTATTCCAGTACTGGGCTTAGCAGTGGCAGAGGTACATAATACCAGACCTGTGGAGGTCATAAGAAAAATTGTTACCCTAAGGCTAGTCCAAATGCTCcgcgttccacttccgggattgctctggtgctgctggaaattccgccagatgcatgtattttccgtttcctcctgctttctttgttttggtggatcTATGAGGACTGTTTTTGACTGATAATTTCAACAATGCTCAAATGATTTGGAAAAGGAACCCAGCAAGCCTCTAAAAAGCTTgccacttcttcttcttaacAGGTACaggtcaaaaacaaaatgacacttATGATTCATCGTGGAGCTCATGCCGTTTACTTTCACGGTCGCCGTCATCTTCCTCCGCAAAGCCGCTGTTGTCCAGGAGAGAGCTGGAGACAAAGAACCAGCCCAGTCTCTCAGGTTTgggagaaagaaggagaagTACTCCTGGATTGTCTTCTTCATTGTGTAGGCATATTTTGTATTGTACACAACCTATGCAAATGTATGGTTACATATACTGTAAGTCAATCCCACACAAACGGctcttctcttccctcttttcAGATCCGACAGACAGAGTGACGTCCACATATGCACAGGGTGCTCGGCCTAAAGAGAGTGCCTACtctccctccttttcctcctcctccgctaCTAGAGAAAGCTACCTAAATAGCCACCTCTCATCTTCTACCGCCCACCGATCTCCTCCGGTGCGCGACTTCAGCAGCAGAACCCCATCCCGCTTCCTGAACGGCTCATCCACCCTCCATTCATCTCAGGAACAAACAAGAAACCCTATCTCCTCCTCTTACTCCTCGCACACCTCCAGGCACACTCCTCCCCGGCCCAGACCAGAGGTCCCGCTCCCTTCGAGGCCAGCCCCTGAAGGTGGAGAGACAGAGGGCCGCAGCTCCACTCGCCGCCTTTTGTCCCGTCTCTTTTCACGGCGCTCCAGCCAAGACTCTTCTAGCGGATCCTCCAGTGTTCGCTCCCTTGATGATGACAGTCCATCAACTGGCGGAGAGTCTGTGGACAGTGACGAGGGAGCCAGGGTGTCTAGCGTGGAGCCTGAGACTAGAGGATCCGAGGCAACGCTGGGTAGCCTCCGGAATCGTAGAGCCGACCTCGCCCCTATCCAGGAAAACAACGATGGCTGTCGTGGTGGCCCGGCTCAGTCCAGAGCGGCGTTGTTGAGAGAGCCTGGCGTCGGCAGTAGTAATACCAGCGGCAGTGGAGGAGGCAGTAGCTACTCCTGGCTTTCCTCCTCCTTCCGTGGCCGATGCCCCCCCCTGCTCTCTCGCCTCAGAAGACATGCTCGGGACGAGAATGCGCAGTCGTCTGCAAGCGTAGAAGAAGGCTTCAGCCGCCCACAGCATTTACTGAGAAGGTGGGATGGCATTGAGCATAAAGCAACGcaggaagatgatgatgatgatgaagaagaagaggaggaagaagaagaagaagaggaggaggaggaggaagaagaagatgaaggagCGGTTGGTTTAGAGCCCTTAGGCACAGGTCGTCCCTGGAGACTCGAGGAGGAAACGTTACCTGAACTCGAAGATGCCTCGGTTGAATCTTCGCTGCGTCGCAGAGTCGGAgtatttgaaaacattttggttTCTATGGGTGGTGCTGAGAGCCAGCGGGATGGCCAGAAGGAGAAATCCGTTTCCAGTGTGGATCAAGAGAAGCTCCGTAAGATTAAGGAGAGGTAATGGATTTTGACTGCACCCTTTATAATACAAATGTTCATCATATTGTAGCGTAATCCAAGCCTACAATAGAATGCGTCTTACTTAACTGTGTCTTTGTAatttacaatttttaaaatattatcttACATTAAAGTTGCAGAAGGAATTGAtctgtgacttttttgttttctcttgaaTTGTAGCCTCAGGTGACATTATTAAGTAAGGTAGACTAAAAGTGGCTCTTGTGCCAGTCTTACTGAGTGACAAACATGTCGGCCTTACAGGTTCTTGACTCCAAATCTCTTCAGTGTGTCAGATAATCGGTATCATTCTCCAGCTAGGCTAAACACGTCTTGGGTTGATAATACATCAATGCTGAACTTATTGTGTTTCCTTCTCAGAAAAGAAAACTACTGTCCCATATGCccccaaatgtgtttttaaagtcttACATAATTTAGTTAGTACaatacaaaagttttttttataagtgAAACGAGATGTAAAAATAGTTACTGTATCCACAGCAGAACAAAATATCCTCCTTTACTGCTCTAGACTGCTGCTGGAGGATTCTGACGAGGAAGAAGGTGATCTGTGCCGAATCTGCCAGATGGGGGAGGAAGCTGCTGCCAACCCCCTGATTCAGCCTTGCCGCTGTACAGGCAGTCTGCAGTACGTCCACCAGGACTGCATCAAGAGATGGCTCCGCTCCAAAATTGGCTCTGGTAAATATATAAACCTATTACTTGGCTACAGCTGTCACCAAAACATCGTCCTGTCCACCgagtcaaatgtgtttttattaattttcttttagGCACAAACCTTGAGGCCATCACAACATGTGAGCTCTGCAAGGAGAAGCTGCGTTTGAACATAGACAACTTCGACATTCAGGAGTTATACAGGACACATGTACAAGTAAGTCACCATTTAAGTTCCTTTTTAGAGaataaaatttcaaaatgtacAGCCCCAGATACATTCCTAATTAATtaaaagcaaagcaaaaaaaaaaatgctaaatgaaactaaaacatgatttcatcttagtattttttgtgtgtcttatAACAAATTGGAAACAACAGCAAACCCCAGTCTGATAGCTGATAATGAATGAAGCATGGTATCCTGGGCTGATGTTGTATGATGTGTTGTGTGCTAGACTCAGGGCTCgtgcacactgcctgtgtggcgttttctatgtctttgcacaccagaaacatGTCTGACGCGGCGCTGCTGAAAAGTCACGTGATTTGGATCACCCATGTTCGACATATGGGGAGAGAGTTGTGAAAATGTCCTGCACTCAAGCAGTAGTATACTTCTTAAACATAAATACTGATATAATACCAGCAAAGACAGCGTCGGCAGTATTGATGGCAAAATAGGCTACAGAGTATTTTGTTCTGTATTGAcaggtgcaatatttgaaagtcaatgattaatttttttttttaataacatattTATAACTGCAATAAATGTCTGAAAGATAGGCGTCGGTCGTATTTCTAGCATGCACACGTTTTCGGCGTGCCTGAGACATGCGGCTTTGGAACTGTTGTGGAAGTTCTGGTTGGCTCCGCACATGTTGGGCTATCCTTTTATTTTGTCAATCGTCTACTgcaggggtgtcaaacataCGGCTCGTGGGCCAGAACCGGCCCTCCGGTGAAAATTGcaggaaattaattaattaattccaATTCCAAATTTACCACTTTAATCTCATAGAATGTTTGAGTTCTTTTTCCGTAGATTTACgagttttcttttgttgttgttgaaatataACCGTCTCTCCCAGGTCCGTAACATCACGTTTTTAACTACAATGGCCTTAGAACGCTGCCGTAGCAGAAGCAGCCTACGTTTTCTGACAAAAAACTCTGTGGCAGATAAAGTTTCTGATCTTAGAGTAGTTTTCTGGTCTGGCCCACTTGAGATCAAATTAGGGGTTTGTGGCCCATGAAGTTAAATGAGTTTGAAGCCCCTGGTGTATTTgtattagcctggtcctaccagactctcatacatttcatttgtagagagagtctggccactctccgtTGACAAGTTTTAACTTCCTTGAGGGTGGGTActcttttaaacattaaaactattggctctgcccagagccactcggGATCTGCCATAATCAATCGCTAACGTTAGGTTGTGACGTcggcttagcatcgctagcgctatccttagccaactcctttaCCACTAACGAAACAAGctggaaaatctaacttttcccgaaccccgtggggaggagggccacaacatcatggccgcCAACAAAACTCGGCAAAGATTGTCCTGCTTGGGCTGGATATTCgtcagcgttgccacaacgaaCTAAATGGCTttgctcgcatctttctccaccACCATTAGTACGGAACTCGTTGAAGGTTACTgaacctcaacgtcatcgttctcagccactccctctgttcgctgaATGGACCGCCAAATATTTGGCCGGAGAAAAACCCACTAATATACCACAAACCCAGACGGAGTACTGAAAATGgaaattgagcggaagtacgtATGAGGGCGGAGCCTGACTAGTATTGTATATGTTCTGGATGAAAACTGtgcagtttacttttttttttgcttcccagTCCGAATATGATGAGTTCATCAGCAGCGGTCTCTATCTGGTGGTGCTGCTGCATTTCTGTGAGCAGAGGTTCTCCGATGTCCTCGGCGCA of Etheostoma spectabile isolate EspeVRDwgs_2016 chromosome 1, UIUC_Espe_1.0, whole genome shotgun sequence contains these proteins:
- the marchf7 gene encoding E3 ubiquitin-protein ligase MARCHF7 isoform X2, which encodes MCSGLLNASDDGDSKRAKLSYSNRGLYPRTASTSVTGSTYSSTGLSSGRGTGQKQNDTYDSSWSSCRLLSRSPSSSSAKPLLSRRELETKNQPSLSGLGERRRSTPGLSSSLYPTDRVTSTYAQGARPKESAYSPSFSSSSATRESYLNSHLSSSTAHRSPPVRDFSSRTPSRFLNGSSTLHSSQEQTRNPISSSYSSHTSRHTPPRPRPEVPLPSRPAPEGGETEGRSSTRRLLSRLFSRRSSQDSSSGSSSVRSLDDDSPSTGGESVDSDEGARVSSVEPETRGSEATLGSLRNRRADLAPIQENNDGCRGGPAQSRAALLREPGVGSSNTSGSGGGSSYSWLSSSFRGRCPPLLSRLRRHARDENAQSSASVEEGFSRPQHLLRRWDGIEHKATQEDDDDDEEEEEEEEEEEEEEEEEEDEGAVGLEPLGTGRPWRLEEETLPELEDASVESSLRRRVGVFENILVSMGGAESQRDGQKEKSVSSVDQEKLRKIKERLLLEDSDEEEGDLCRICQMGEEAAANPLIQPCRCTGSLQYVHQDCIKRWLRSKIGSGTNLEAITTCELCKEKLRLNIDNFDIQELYRTHVQSEYDEFISSGLYLVVLLHFCEQRFSDVLGAVDAAGLFNLVRILHEHMDNLEIPHGEGDEETRDNRPSIDFSDLDDDLEEEY
- the marchf7 gene encoding E3 ubiquitin-protein ligase MARCHF7 isoform X1; translated protein: MMDSKSRRLPFCLSSSSRSSYTSSPTVSSSSLGSTRLYSRETVLNNDRFPRASSAYKADLDHQSSRLLSSSRDYSSSDSRSTSWKLPSSLTSSSRSYDRPWAESSLSSRSKLPDSEGRLGMCSGLLNASDDGDSKRAKLSYSNRGLYPRTASTSVTGSTYSSTGLSSGRGTGQKQNDTYDSSWSSCRLLSRSPSSSSAKPLLSRRELETKNQPSLSGLGERRRSTPGLSSSLYPTDRVTSTYAQGARPKESAYSPSFSSSSATRESYLNSHLSSSTAHRSPPVRDFSSRTPSRFLNGSSTLHSSQEQTRNPISSSYSSHTSRHTPPRPRPEVPLPSRPAPEGGETEGRSSTRRLLSRLFSRRSSQDSSSGSSSVRSLDDDSPSTGGESVDSDEGARVSSVEPETRGSEATLGSLRNRRADLAPIQENNDGCRGGPAQSRAALLREPGVGSSNTSGSGGGSSYSWLSSSFRGRCPPLLSRLRRHARDENAQSSASVEEGFSRPQHLLRRWDGIEHKATQEDDDDDEEEEEEEEEEEEEEEEEEDEGAVGLEPLGTGRPWRLEEETLPELEDASVESSLRRRVGVFENILVSMGGAESQRDGQKEKSVSSVDQEKLRKIKERLLLEDSDEEEGDLCRICQMGEEAAANPLIQPCRCTGSLQYVHQDCIKRWLRSKIGSGTNLEAITTCELCKEKLRLNIDNFDIQELYRTHVQSEYDEFISSGLYLVVLLHFCEQRFSDVLGAVDAAGLFNLVRILHEHMDNLEIPHGEGDEETRDNRPSIDFSDLDDDLEEEY